The following nucleotide sequence is from Solea senegalensis isolate Sse05_10M linkage group LG19, IFAPA_SoseM_1, whole genome shotgun sequence.
attatcattttttcCTGTTACTCATCATTAAATTTCCCAGGAAAATGgtctggattgttttttttcccttgggAATCCTGTTTACGTGACGCGGAAACAAAGTTAGATACACTTCGCAGTTCTTCGCAGACCTGTTGGAGAATAATGTTTGTTACTTCAAATTGTTAACAAGGGTCAATTACTTTTATCAGCAGTTAAAGTCTGTTGTTTTTGACTATGCTTAATTGCATCATGTCTTTGGCATTAAAGTAAACAATTGCGTATGTGATATCCCCGTTTTTGTTGTAGATAGAGAAGACGCTATGATATGCGGTTGTGGTGCAGATCATGTTAGCTTTAAAGGGAGGACCACTGCCACACACTTGCATCTCAGACAATAAagtgttgcagtgtgtgttcTCCAGGGAATGATCCTTCAGGTGTCTTCTTCGGTAACACTGTAGCTTGAGGTTTCATTAAGATTTTCTGtcatcattttttcttttatcttgcTCTAACTTCTGGCGTGTTGGTCCACATGGCTGCAGTCATGAATACATTACCACGCGTGCCTCCCCCTGCTTGTCTTACATGGTGTGCGTCAACCTGGCTTCATGATGGTTCATggttcattgtcattgtcaatATGGGGATGAAGTTAGTTCTATTGACTATATATCAAGTGTAAGGGAGGAAAAGTTCTATCGTGAATATATATCATAATTGTTTTATCTCTCAGCCCTATGTGCAGCCCACTCCACAGCAGGCTAAATTCCTTGTCTTCTACTTGACCTCTTCAACACTTTCCCTCCATGTACCATGTGACCATGTACCATAGCAGAATTTGAGTGCTGTGTGTTTTGGCCATTCCAAAAGGCTCAAAGTTTACTACAGTACCACCCTGAGATTATTACAGCCCTTGGCTTCTCCAAAGAGCAGCCATGTGTTTAGACTGACCGCTGCCTAAAATCAAGCCTGTGAATCTGCTGCATTTATAGCCATCGCCTCGTTTGACTTATTCCGCTCATCCAAAAGTGACCATGGCTTTGAAAAGAAGCAGTGGCTTCCAGCAGCTTTCCAGAAAAGACTGAAGCTATATTTCTAATTGCCTTATTTGTATACTTTATGGCCAAGTAATATAATTCAAccttttaacattttcaaaatacacAGGTTCAAATATGCAGTAATCAAAAGTTTCATACACTGGTTCTTTTTTGGCATGTCCCAATCAGCCTTTTGGTCCCCTGATTCAATCGTTTTACTGCCTATGAGTACACATGTTTTTTAAGTGATTGGTAATTTTTAAAAAGCATAGAAAATAATATTCCTGAATGAAGTTTAGAGAGAAAGAACACTCCAGTGGTAGAGGAGTCTCAAAAGAGAgggaataaaaacatattagGCATCATATTAAAATATGACCAATTTCAATTTCTGATTTGTTAGAAAATGCTCTTATTGGTTCCGATACGCTATTTGCGGAATCCTACTTCTTTTTGCCAATAAACTTAATCAATAACTAGTCTGTAATTATTTTTGCCTAATGCTTGTGTACCCCCCATCTTCCATCCCTGCTACCCCTCCATCCTTCCACTTCCACAGTGCCAGATTCTGCCAAGCTCAAccccactcctcctcttccccctaTCAGCCACAGTGCCGCCCCGTCTGTAGCCCCAAGCAGTGGCAATGGCAAGCGTGCTCCCTCCGGAGGTCAGCAGCAGACAACGCAGCAGCCCCAGACTCTGCTTCAGCAGCGCTACCCATCCAGAGAGGTGCCCCCTCGCTTCCGCCAGCAGGAGCACAAGCAGCTGTTGAAGAGAGGTCAGGCTCTGCCTTCTGGAAGTCTGCTTCTCACCACCACAGGACGTCCCTACACTACTGAACCTGCTACGGCTGTAGCCATACACTCCTGCTCCTCTATCTCCACAGCCAGCCTTCCTACAGGTATTTACCTCTCTGCAAAACAGCACCTACGAATTTTATGTTTGGACTGTGCAGGTCAGTTGACTGGCCACAATGTTAAACTAAAGCTGTAGGGGTCGCACATGTTTTTTGACACAGGCATGTATGAGGTACTTGAATATAGTCAACAATCAACTGTGTATGTAAGACATTAGTTaatgtacctcatacaaacccTTCAAAAGGTCTGAACTATCAGTTTAAGCTTCAAGTCCTTATCAGGTTTTTCAAGTGCCAGTTTAAATATGGTATTTGTACAAACAAGTACATTTTTTCCACAGCAGTGTTGACACAGAGAAATGCAGAGATGTTTTCTCGTTTGTGAACATAAGAAAAATTAGTGGTACTTCATACTCCCAAGACCCAAGGCCAGGTCCACACTGGATGCATATGCTGATCTGCTGAATCTGGTGCATTTGTCTTTTGACATagggtttgcctttgaaaatcatCATCTGTACTCAACTAAATACCAGGACTGTTCAGTATGAAGTTGTGCACAATAGGTCCTGCCAATATTTCACAATGAAACTGAAATAAGACTTCAGAAAACtggacagtgttgtgtttttactgatGTTTAAACTTTGGTGAAAAATAATTTCTCACTGGCTTAGTTTGTTGTAAGAAGCCCCTCAATTCATTTGGtccaattttagtttttttttatgcacaatCACAATCATCTGAAGTGCTGTCAGTATTCACTTTTCAATTTTGaaattgacttatttatttGCACCATTTAACACATAATATTGCTCTGAATCTGAACCCAgagtttaaatgtatttcttttttaattgtcaGTTGCGGTGAATGACAACTGTTTTGGGACCTTGAGATTCAGAGTTACTGACCTAATGAtgaataatgattaaaaacattt
It contains:
- the LOC122784771 gene encoding trinucleotide repeat-containing gene 6A protein-like, yielding MEDTKKKKPEEKKKKEAAQKKATEEITKVPDSAKLNPTPPLPPISHSAAPSVAPSSGNGKRAPSGGQQQTTQQPQTLLQQRYPSREVPPRFRQQEHKQLLKRGQALPSGSLLLTTTGRPYTTEPATAVAIHSCSSISTASLPTGIYLSAKQHLRILCLDCAGQLTGHNVKLKL